One Solanum pennellii chromosome 9, SPENNV200 DNA segment encodes these proteins:
- the LOC107031809 gene encoding glucomannan 4-beta-mannosyltransferase 1-like: MRNLVFQDPGIRVSTNSTQSLNHAWERIRVPVVVPALHLAMYICIAMSVMLFLERIYMAIVIAGVKCFGKKRYTKYKLESVKEDLEKNKNYPMVLVQIPMFNEKEVYKLSIGAVCGLSWPSDRLVVQVLDDSTNEVLRTLVDLECRKWIERGINVKYETRNNRNGYKAGALKEGLKKQYVDDCEYVVIFDADFQPEEDFLWRTIPYLIDNPELALVQARWKFVNADECLMTRLQEMSLDYHFSVEQEVGSSTCSFFGFNGTAGVWRIRAVNDAGGWKDRTTVEDMDLAVRASLKGWKFLFVGDLAVKNELPSTFKAYRFQQHRWSCGPANLFRKMIKEIILCERVSVWKKFHLIYGFFFVRKIIAHWVTFFFYCVVIPATILVPEVHLTKPLAIYLPATITILNAACTPRSFHLLVFWILFENVMSLHRSKAAIIGLLEASRVNEWVVTEKLGNTMKQKYSAKASKKPRSRIGERIHVLELLMGMYMLHCAIYNMLFGNDHFFIYLFLQAGAFFIVGIGYVGTFVPN, translated from the exons ATGAGAAATCTCGTTTTCCAAGATCCTGGGATCAGAGTAAGCACCAATTCTACTCAAAGTCTAAATCATGCTTGGGAGCGAATACGAGTTCCAGTTGTAGTGCCTGCCCTACACCTTGCAATGTATATATGCATAGCCATGTCCGTCATGCTATTTCTTGAGCGTATATACATGGCAATAGTGATAGCAGGGGTCAAGTGCTTTGGAAAGAAAAGATATACCAAGTATAAGCTCGAGTCCGTAAAAGAAGACctagagaaaaacaaaaactacCCAATGGTGTTGGTCCAAATTCCTATGTTCAATGAAAAGGAG GTTTACAAGCTCTCAATTGGAGCTGTATGTGGCTTGTCATGGCCATCAGATAGGCTTGTAGTGCAGGTTCTTGATGACTCTACCAACGAAGTTTTACGG ACATTAGTGGACTTGGAATGTCGAAAGTGGATAGAGAGAGGGATAAATGTGAAATACGAAACAAGAAACAACAGGAATGGCTACAAAGCTGGTGCTCTCAAGGAGGGTCTAAAGAAGCAGTATGTTGATGACTGTGAGTATGTTGTGATCTTTGATGCAGACTTTCAGCCTGAAGAAGACTTTCTTTGGAGGACCATACCATATCTTATCGACAACCCAGAACTGGCTCTGGTTCAAGCTAGATGGAAATTTG tCAATGCAGATGAATGTCTGATGACTCGACTTCAAGAGATGTCACTGGACTATCATTTCAGTGTTGAGCAAGAAGTTGGCTCATCCACATGTTCATTTTTTGGTTTCAATG GGACTGCTGGCGTGTGGAGAATTCGAGCAGTGAATGATGCTGGCGGATGGAAAGACAGGACCACAGTAGAGGATATGGATCTTGCAGTACGGGCGAGCCTTAAGGGTTGGAAATTTTTGTTTGTGGGCGACTTAGCT GTCAAGAACGAACTCCCAAGTACCTTCAAGGCTTACAGATTTCAGCAGCACCGCTGGTCATGTGGCCCAGCTAACCTCTTTCGCAAGATGATTAAAGAAATCATCCTTTGTGAG CGTGTATCAGTATGGAAGAAGTTTCATCTCATCTATGGTTTCTTCTTTGTGAGGAAGATTATCGCACACTGGGTTACGTTTTTCTTTTACTGTGTCGTCATTCCAGCAACTATCTTGGTGCCTGAAGTCCATCTTACAAAGCCTCTAGCTATATATCTTCCAGCAACTATTACCATTCTTAATGCCGCTTGCACACCAAG ATCTTTCCATCTTCTTGTATTCTGGATCCTATTTGAGAATGTCATGTCTCTCCATCGATCCAAGGCAGCAATAATAGGACTCTTAGAAGCCAGCCGAGTAAATGAATGGGTTGTAACTGAGAAGCTGGGGAACACGATGAAGCAAAAGTACAGTGCCAAAGCATCAAAGAAACCAAGATCAAGGATAGGTGAAAG GATTCATGTCTTGGAGCTGCTAATGGGAATGTATATGCTACACTGTGCTATATACAACATGCTATTTGGAAATGACCACTTTTTCATCTACCTGTTCCTCCAAGCAGGAGCGTTCTTCATTGTTGGAATTGGCTATgttggaacattcgtccccaattAG